A genome region from Oceanispirochaeta sp. M1 includes the following:
- a CDS encoding GntR family transcriptional regulator: MKLEVDRSISIPPYQQIVRQLRESITRGDIADNDPIPSAREIVSITGVSLATAQRVLNELKNEGLIYSLPGKGSFISPREDSGLKAIHIFLPSTRLSFFMEILNGIYEALAEKSIEIKMHSLNTDKLVWDWKTIEDLEEAVKCQDGVIFIEEAFDSVRTACLRAARQIPFVTIEWQLDGACAVINDYEHSTAEVVRYLAQEKNCSSLLVLKGRDYQYNANLKLSGIKKASAEAGWKEGESLFFLDTDFDAYSGYQSVSAFLQEHSAPAAIFCANDYEAIGVVGALTENGLLPGRDVQLIGYGDMTDKTTIYFPLTTVKQNLEEMGRQAVEMVLHMAGKKENPLQKIVATEFIRRKT; this comes from the coding sequence ATGAAACTGGAAGTAGACAGAAGTATCAGCATTCCACCCTACCAGCAGATCGTCAGACAGCTGCGGGAAAGCATAACCAGAGGCGATATCGCCGATAATGATCCTATTCCATCAGCCAGGGAAATTGTATCTATTACCGGAGTCTCCCTGGCAACTGCCCAGCGTGTTCTTAATGAACTCAAAAATGAGGGTCTGATCTACAGCCTCCCGGGAAAGGGGAGTTTTATCTCTCCCAGAGAGGACAGCGGACTCAAGGCCATACACATCTTTCTTCCATCAACCAGGCTCTCCTTTTTTATGGAAATCCTGAATGGAATCTATGAAGCCCTGGCCGAAAAATCCATTGAAATTAAAATGCACAGTCTCAATACTGATAAACTGGTGTGGGACTGGAAAACCATAGAGGACCTGGAAGAGGCTGTTAAGTGCCAGGACGGGGTCATCTTTATTGAAGAGGCCTTTGACTCGGTACGTACCGCCTGTTTGCGGGCCGCCAGGCAAATTCCCTTTGTTACTATTGAATGGCAGCTTGACGGTGCCTGTGCTGTTATTAATGATTATGAGCACTCTACCGCTGAAGTTGTACGCTATCTTGCTCAGGAGAAGAACTGCAGCTCTCTGCTGGTCCTCAAGGGCCGGGATTATCAATACAATGCCAATCTCAAGCTGTCCGGGATTAAGAAAGCTTCCGCCGAAGCAGGATGGAAGGAAGGGGAGTCTCTCTTTTTCCTGGATACTGACTTTGACGCCTATTCAGGGTATCAATCAGTCTCTGCATTTCTGCAGGAACATTCTGCCCCCGCCGCTATTTTCTGCGCCAATGATTATGAAGCCATCGGTGTTGTCGGTGCTCTGACTGAGAATGGACTTCTTCCCGGACGTGACGTACAGCTTATCGGCTATGGTGATATGACAGATAAAACAACGATCTATTTTCCCCTGACAACTGTAAAACAAAATCTGGAAGAGATGGGCCGTCAGGCTGTGGAGATGGTCTTGCATATGGCCGGAAAAAAAGAAAATCCCCTTCAGAAGATCGTTGCCACCGAATTTATTCGCCGCAAGACCTGA